A portion of the Achromobacter sp. MFA1 R4 genome contains these proteins:
- a CDS encoding amino acid aminotransferase: MSTLFDSVELAPRDPILGLNEQYNADTRPGKVNLGVGVYYDDQGRIPLLGAVRKAEAARIEAAAARGYLPIEGIAGYNSGAQALLLGKDSALAAAGRVLTTQALGGTGALKIGADFLRQLLPGSKVLISDPSWENHRALFERAGFEVGTYAYYDATTRGLNFEAMLADLKAAPAKTIVVLHACCHNPTGADPTADQWKQIAAVVKENNLVPFLDIAYQGFGDGLTEDASVVRLFADMDMTMFISSSFSKSFSLYGERVGALTVVAGSKEEATRVLSQLKRVIRTNYSNPPTHGGTVVSTVLNTPELFALWEEELAGMRDRIRLMRKQLVDKIKEHGGKQDFSFVLKQRGMFSYSGLSAAQVDRLREEHGVYAISSGRICVAALNSGNIDKVAAAIAAVL, encoded by the coding sequence ATGAGCACCCTTTTCGATTCCGTCGAACTCGCGCCGCGCGACCCCATTCTTGGTCTGAACGAACAATACAACGCGGACACCCGCCCCGGTAAAGTCAACCTGGGCGTGGGCGTGTATTACGATGATCAGGGTCGCATTCCCCTGTTGGGCGCAGTGCGCAAGGCCGAGGCCGCGCGCATCGAAGCCGCCGCCGCCCGCGGTTATCTTCCGATCGAAGGCATTGCCGGCTACAACAGCGGCGCCCAGGCTCTGCTGCTGGGCAAGGACTCCGCGCTGGCAGCCGCCGGCCGCGTGCTGACCACGCAGGCCCTGGGCGGCACCGGCGCGCTCAAGATCGGCGCCGACTTCCTGCGCCAGCTTCTCCCGGGCTCCAAGGTGCTGATCAGCGACCCGAGCTGGGAAAACCACCGCGCGCTGTTCGAGCGTGCCGGCTTTGAAGTCGGCACCTACGCTTACTACGACGCGACCACCCGCGGCTTGAACTTCGAAGCGATGCTGGCCGACCTGAAGGCGGCGCCCGCCAAGACCATCGTCGTCTTGCACGCGTGCTGCCACAATCCCACCGGCGCGGATCCCACCGCCGACCAGTGGAAGCAGATCGCCGCCGTCGTCAAGGAAAACAACCTGGTCCCGTTCCTGGACATCGCCTACCAAGGGTTTGGCGACGGCCTGACGGAAGACGCCTCGGTCGTGCGCCTCTTTGCAGACATGGACATGACCATGTTCATCAGCTCGTCGTTTTCGAAGTCGTTCTCGCTGTACGGCGAGCGCGTCGGCGCGCTGACGGTCGTGGCGGGCAGCAAGGAAGAAGCCACCCGCGTGCTGAGCCAGCTCAAGCGCGTCATTCGCACCAACTACTCGAACCCGCCCACCCACGGCGGCACGGTGGTCTCGACGGTGCTCAACACGCCCGAGCTGTTTGCCCTCTGGGAAGAAGAACTGGCCGGAATGCGTGACCGCATCCGTCTCATGCGCAAGCAGCTCGTCGACAAGATCAAGGAACACGGCGGCAAGCAGGACTTCAGCTTCGTGCTGAAGCAGCGCGGCATGTTCTCGTACTCGGGCCTGAGCGCCGCGCAGGTCGACCGCCTGCGTGAAGAACACGGCGTCTACGCCATCTCCAGCGGCCGGATCTGCGTGGCTGCGCTGAACAGCGGCAACATCGACAAGGTGGCCGCCGCCATCGCGGCAGTGCTTTAA
- the lexA gene encoding transcriptional repressor LexA: MASKLTDRQQQILDLIRQTVSRTGFPPTRAEIAQALGFRSPNAAEDHLKALARKGAIELTAGASRGIRLKDAATSPAQASLPIPALAQLLLPLVGRVAAGSPILAAEHVEREVGVDPNLFAQAPDYLLKVRGMSMRDAGILEGDLLAVKKASEARNGQIVVARLGDDVTVKRLQRQNGHIELLPENPDFETIVVKPDQEFALEGIAVGLIRTQALH; encoded by the coding sequence ATGGCCAGCAAACTTACTGATCGCCAACAACAAATCCTGGATCTCATCAGGCAGACGGTTTCGCGCACCGGCTTTCCGCCGACCCGCGCCGAAATCGCCCAAGCCCTGGGTTTCCGTTCGCCCAACGCCGCAGAAGACCATCTCAAGGCGCTGGCCCGCAAAGGCGCCATCGAACTGACCGCCGGCGCTTCCCGCGGTATCCGCCTGAAGGATGCGGCGACCTCCCCCGCACAGGCCTCGTTGCCCATCCCTGCCCTGGCGCAGCTCCTCCTGCCCCTGGTTGGCCGTGTCGCAGCGGGCAGCCCCATCCTGGCGGCTGAACACGTCGAACGCGAAGTCGGCGTCGATCCCAACCTTTTCGCCCAGGCGCCGGATTACCTGCTGAAGGTGCGCGGCATGAGCATGCGCGATGCCGGCATCCTGGAAGGCGACCTACTGGCCGTCAAGAAAGCCTCCGAAGCCCGCAATGGCCAGATCGTGGTGGCCCGACTGGGCGACGACGTCACGGTCAAACGCTTGCAGCGCCAGAACGGCCATATCGAACTCCTGCCCGAAAACCCCGATTTCGAGACCATCGTGGTCAAGCCCGACCAGGAATTCGCACTGGAAGGCATTGCCGTAGGCCTCATCCGCACCCAGGCGCTGCACTAG
- the lon gene encoding endopeptidase La produces MSASQTLPSDPIDLPLLPLRDVVVFPHMVIPLFVGRPRSIRALEVAMEAGKSIMLVAQKSAGKDDPTPEDVYEIGCVAGILQMLKLPDGTVKVLVEGTQRARINSIEDADSHFTCQVSPIEPDAMQGSETEALRRAIVAQFEQYVKLNKKIPPEILTSLAGIDDAGRLADTIAAHLPLKLEQKQKMLEIVGTSERLEGLLTQLETEIDILQVEKRIRGRVKKQMEKSQRDYYLNEQVKAIQKELGEGEEGADIEELEKKIIAAHMPKEARKKADAELKKLKLMSPMSAEATVVRNYIDTLINLPWRKKSKINNSISNAETVLDNDHYGLEKVKERILEYLAVQQRVDKVKAPILCLVGPPGVGKTSLGQSIAKATNRKFVRMALGGVRDEAEIRGHRRTYIGSMPGKIVQNMSKVGVRNPLFLLDEIDKLGMDFRGDPSSALLEVLDPEQNHTFQDHYIEVDFDLSDVMFVATSNTLNIPPALLDRMEVIRLSGYTEEEKIHIARDHLLPKLMKNNGVKDTELTVDDSALRDIVRYYTREAGVRALEREVGKICRKVIKQLLTQSDRAKAEGKAPEVKAVNVTADNLSDYLGVRRYAFGMAEKENQIGQVTGLAWTEVGGDLLTIEVADMPGKGVIQRTGSLGDVMKESVEAARTVVRSRARRLGFADSVFEKHDMHVHVPEGATPKDGPSAGIAITTAMVSALSRIPVRADVAMTGEITLRGEVLPIGGLKEKLLAAHRGGIKTVLIPEENVKDLAEIPDNVKNHLEIVPVRWIDKVLELALERLPEPLAEEEAVKESLVAKPADPGSTDPVMKH; encoded by the coding sequence ATGTCTGCCAGCCAGACCCTGCCTTCCGACCCGATCGACCTCCCCCTGCTGCCGCTGCGCGATGTCGTAGTGTTCCCGCACATGGTCATCCCGCTGTTCGTCGGCCGTCCGCGCTCCATCCGCGCGCTCGAGGTTGCGATGGAAGCGGGCAAAAGCATCATGCTGGTGGCCCAGAAATCCGCCGGCAAGGATGACCCCACGCCTGAAGACGTCTACGAAATCGGCTGCGTCGCCGGCATCCTGCAGATGCTCAAGCTGCCTGACGGCACCGTGAAGGTGCTGGTCGAAGGCACGCAGCGCGCGCGCATCAACAGCATCGAAGATGCCGATTCGCACTTCACCTGCCAGGTGTCGCCGATCGAACCGGACGCCATGCAAGGCTCCGAAACCGAAGCCCTGCGCCGCGCCATCGTTGCGCAATTCGAGCAGTACGTAAAACTCAACAAGAAGATCCCCCCGGAGATCCTGACCTCGCTGGCTGGCATCGATGATGCCGGTCGCCTGGCCGACACGATCGCCGCGCATCTTCCCCTGAAGCTCGAGCAGAAGCAAAAGATGCTCGAGATCGTCGGCACCTCCGAACGCCTGGAAGGCCTGCTCACGCAACTCGAAACCGAAATCGACATCCTCCAGGTCGAAAAGCGGATTCGCGGCCGCGTGAAAAAGCAGATGGAAAAGAGCCAGCGCGACTACTACCTGAATGAGCAGGTCAAGGCCATTCAGAAGGAGCTGGGCGAAGGCGAAGAGGGCGCGGACATCGAAGAGCTCGAAAAGAAGATCATCGCTGCCCACATGCCCAAAGAGGCGCGCAAGAAGGCCGATGCCGAGCTCAAGAAGCTCAAGCTCATGTCGCCCATGTCGGCCGAGGCCACCGTGGTGCGCAACTACATCGACACGCTCATCAATCTCCCCTGGAGAAAGAAGAGCAAGATCAACAATTCGATCAGCAACGCCGAAACGGTGCTGGACAACGACCACTATGGCCTGGAAAAGGTCAAGGAACGGATCCTGGAATACCTTGCCGTGCAACAGCGCGTGGACAAGGTGAAGGCGCCGATCCTGTGCCTGGTCGGTCCTCCGGGCGTGGGCAAGACCTCGCTCGGCCAGTCGATCGCCAAAGCCACGAACCGCAAGTTCGTCCGCATGGCGCTGGGCGGCGTGCGCGACGAGGCCGAGATCCGCGGTCACCGTCGTACGTACATCGGTTCCATGCCGGGCAAGATCGTGCAGAACATGTCGAAGGTCGGCGTGCGCAATCCGCTGTTCCTGTTGGATGAAATCGACAAGCTGGGCATGGATTTCCGCGGCGATCCCTCGTCGGCGTTGCTCGAAGTGCTGGATCCGGAACAGAACCACACGTTCCAGGACCACTACATCGAAGTCGACTTCGACCTGTCGGACGTCATGTTCGTGGCGACCAGCAACACGCTGAACATTCCGCCGGCGCTGCTCGACCGTATGGAAGTGATCCGCCTGTCGGGTTACACCGAGGAAGAAAAGATCCACATCGCCCGCGACCATCTGCTGCCCAAGCTGATGAAGAACAACGGCGTGAAGGATACCGAGTTGACTGTCGATGACAGCGCGCTGCGCGACATCGTGCGCTACTACACCCGCGAAGCCGGTGTGCGTGCGCTCGAGCGCGAGGTCGGCAAGATCTGCCGCAAGGTCATCAAGCAATTGCTGACCCAGAGCGATCGCGCCAAGGCCGAAGGCAAGGCGCCAGAGGTCAAGGCTGTCAACGTCACGGCAGACAATCTCAGCGATTATCTGGGTGTGCGTCGCTACGCGTTCGGCATGGCCGAGAAGGAAAACCAGATCGGCCAGGTCACGGGCTTGGCGTGGACGGAAGTCGGCGGCGACCTGCTGACGATCGAAGTCGCGGACATGCCCGGCAAGGGCGTCATCCAGCGCACGGGCTCGCTCGGCGATGTGATGAAGGAATCGGTCGAAGCCGCGCGCACGGTTGTGCGCTCGCGGGCCCGTCGTCTGGGCTTTGCGGACAGCGTGTTCGAAAAGCACGACATGCACGTGCACGTGCCGGAAGGCGCGACCCCCAAGGACGGTCCGTCCGCGGGTATCGCGATCACCACCGCCATGGTGTCGGCGCTGTCGCGCATCCCGGTGCGCGCCGACGTCGCCATGACGGGCGAGATCACGTTGCGCGGCGAAGTGCTGCCGATCGGCGGCCTGAAGGAAAAGCTGCTGGCGGCCCATCGTGGCGGTATCAAGACGGTTCTGATCCCGGAAGAAAACGTCAAGGATTTGGCGGAGATCCCGGACAACGTCAAGAACCATCTCGAGATCGTCCCGGTGCGCTGGATCGACAAGGTGCTGGAGCTTGCCCTGGAGCGTCTGCCCGAACCGCTCGCCGAGGAAGAAGCCGTCAAGGAGTCTTTGGTGGCCAAGCCGGCCGATCCGGGCTCGACCGATCCGGTCATGAAGCACTGA
- the uvrB gene encoding excinuclease ABC subunit UvrB, producing the protein MPKSAIDPSAGAPAAGPGFVDFPDSPFHLYQPYPPAGDQPTAIEGLTQGVEDGLMFQTLLGVTGSGKTYTMANVIARLGRPALVLAPNKTLAAQLYAEMREFFPKNAVEYFVSYYDYYQPEAYVPTRDLFIEKDSSINEHIEQMRLSATKSLLERRDTIIVGTVSCIYGIGNPGDYHAMVLILRAGDQIARREILARLVAMQYTRNDAEFTRGVFRVRGETIDIFPAESAELALRVTLFDDEIESLELFDPLTGRIRQKLPRFTVYPGSHYVTPRDTVLRAIETIKEELRERVKRFVDDGHLVEAQRLEQRTRFDLEMLQELGFCKGIENYSRHLSGAAPGEPPPTLIDYLPSDALMFIDESHVTIGQLSAMYRGDRSRKETLVQYGFRLPSALDNRPLKLEEFEARMRQCVFVSATPAAYEQEHTDNVVEQVVRPTGLVDPIVQVLPARTQVDDLLGQIKTRVAQGDRVLVTTLTKRMAEDLTDFLSEHGVKVRYLHSDIDTVERVEILRDLRLGTFDVLVGINLLREGLDIPEVSLVAILDADKEGFLRSERSLIQTIGRAARNLNGHAILYADRITDSMKRAMDETSRRRTKQLQFNEDHGITARGVHKAVRELIDGIVAPAQHDTLEAAVPAELLKDEKALAREIKRLEKLMMDHARNLEFEQAAAARDSLNALKQRVLLDGAV; encoded by the coding sequence ATGCCTAAGAGCGCAATAGACCCGAGCGCGGGCGCTCCCGCCGCAGGTCCGGGATTCGTCGATTTCCCTGACAGCCCGTTTCATCTTTATCAGCCCTATCCGCCCGCGGGAGACCAGCCCACGGCCATCGAGGGGCTGACGCAGGGTGTCGAAGACGGCCTGATGTTCCAGACCCTGCTGGGTGTGACGGGGTCCGGCAAGACCTACACCATGGCCAACGTCATCGCGCGGCTGGGCCGCCCGGCGCTCGTCCTGGCCCCGAATAAGACGCTGGCCGCGCAGCTCTACGCCGAAATGCGCGAGTTCTTCCCGAAGAACGCGGTCGAGTACTTCGTTTCGTATTACGACTACTACCAGCCCGAAGCCTACGTGCCGACGCGCGACCTTTTCATCGAAAAGGATTCGTCGATCAACGAACACATCGAGCAGATGCGTTTGTCGGCCACCAAGAGCCTGCTGGAGCGCCGCGACACGATCATCGTAGGCACGGTGTCCTGCATCTACGGTATCGGCAATCCTGGCGACTATCACGCGATGGTGCTGATCCTGCGCGCCGGCGACCAGATCGCGCGGCGTGAAATCCTGGCGCGGCTGGTTGCCATGCAATACACGCGCAACGACGCCGAGTTCACGCGCGGGGTATTCCGCGTGCGCGGCGAAACCATCGACATCTTCCCGGCGGAAAGCGCCGAGCTCGCCCTGCGGGTCACGCTGTTCGACGACGAGATCGAAAGCCTGGAGCTCTTTGACCCGTTGACGGGCCGTATACGCCAGAAGCTGCCGCGCTTTACGGTCTACCCCGGGTCGCACTACGTGACGCCCCGCGACACCGTGCTGCGCGCCATTGAAACCATCAAGGAAGAATTGCGCGAACGCGTCAAGCGCTTCGTCGATGACGGCCATCTGGTGGAGGCGCAGCGGCTGGAGCAGCGCACCCGCTTCGACCTGGAAATGCTGCAGGAGCTGGGCTTCTGCAAGGGTATCGAAAACTACTCGCGCCACTTGTCCGGCGCCGCGCCGGGCGAGCCGCCGCCGACACTGATCGACTACCTGCCGTCCGATGCACTGATGTTCATCGACGAAAGCCACGTCACGATCGGCCAGCTCAGCGCCATGTACCGGGGAGACCGGTCTCGCAAGGAAACCCTCGTGCAGTACGGTTTTCGCCTGCCGTCCGCGCTGGACAACCGCCCGCTGAAACTCGAGGAATTTGAGGCCCGCATGCGCCAGTGCGTCTTCGTTTCGGCGACGCCGGCCGCCTACGAGCAGGAGCACACCGACAATGTCGTGGAGCAGGTCGTGCGGCCCACGGGGCTTGTCGATCCGATCGTGCAGGTGCTGCCCGCGCGCACGCAGGTGGATGACCTGCTGGGCCAGATCAAAACGCGCGTTGCCCAGGGCGACCGTGTGCTGGTCACCACGCTGACCAAGCGCATGGCCGAGGATCTGACCGACTTCCTGAGCGAACATGGCGTGAAGGTGCGCTACCTGCACTCCGACATCGATACCGTTGAGCGCGTGGAGATTCTGCGGGACTTGCGCCTGGGCACCTTCGACGTGCTCGTGGGAATCAACCTGCTGCGCGAAGGGCTCGATATTCCTGAAGTGTCGCTCGTGGCCATCCTGGATGCCGACAAGGAAGGGTTCCTACGTTCGGAGCGCAGCCTGATCCAGACCATCGGCCGAGCCGCGCGCAACCTCAATGGCCATGCCATCCTCTACGCCGATCGCATCACGGATTCGATGAAGCGCGCCATGGACGAAACCAGCCGCCGCCGGACCAAGCAGCTGCAGTTCAATGAGGACCACGGAATCACCGCGCGCGGCGTGCACAAGGCTGTGCGCGAATTGATCGACGGCATCGTGGCGCCGGCCCAGCACGACACGCTGGAAGCTGCCGTTCCCGCCGAGCTGCTCAAGGACGAGAAGGCGCTGGCGCGCGAAATCAAACGCCTGGAAAAGCTGATGATGGATCATGCTCGCAACCTGGAGTTCGAACAGGCCGCGGCAGCCCGCGATTCGCTTAATGCGTTGAAGCAACGCGTGTTGCTGGATGGGGCAGTCTAG